From the Kribbella sp. CA-293567 genome, the window CTCGGCCCGGTACAAATCGCCGGCCGCCTCGGCCTGCCCGCCTCCACCGTCCATGCAGTACTGGTGCGCTGCCGAATCAACCGGCTGTCCCGGATCGACCGGGTCACCGGCGAACCCCTGCGCCGCTACGAACACGACTATCCCGGATCGCTGATCCATGTCGATGTCACCAAATTCGCCAACATTCCCGACGGCGGCGGCTGGCGCTACCTGGGCAAACAACAAGGCGACAAAAACCGTGCCGGCACCGCGCTACGGACCGGACGCACCGCCAAAGGCCACCCCAACATCGGTACCGCGTTCGTGCACACCGTCATCGACGACCACTCCCGCCTCGCCTACGCCGAAATCCACACCAACGAGAAAGCCAGCACCGCCACCGCAGTACTCCAACGCGCCGTCGCCTGGTTCACCCACCACGGCGTCACCGTCGAACGCGTCCTGTCCGACAACGGATCCTGCTACCGCTCCCACGCCTGGCACGACACCTGCACAGCACTCGCCATCACCCCGAAACGCACCCGGCCCTACCGGCCACAAACCAACGGCAAAATCGAACGCTTCCACCGCACCCTGGCCGACGGCTGGGCCTACGCCCGGCTCTACAACTCAACCAACCAACGCAACACAGCCCTACCCGGCTGGCTCCACTTCTACAATCACCACCGAGCCCACTCCGCCATCGGAGGCAAACCACCAATCAGCCGACTGACCAACCTCCCTGGACATCACAACTAGCTCCCGGCCGACGCACCACCTGGGTTCACGAACGCGCGGATCTCCGCCGACCGTACGGCGATCGCCGTAGCCGGAGCCTGCGTCTGCACGACGACGCGACCGGGGCCTGGCCGAGAGGCTGAGCGCAACGTTCGTACGAGAAGTGGAGTGTCGCGTCATGGCAGGCATGCTCAGTCGTCTTGGCCGCTTTTCCTTTCGCCGACGGTGGTTCGTCGTGGCGGTGTGGCTGCTCGCGCTCGGCGGGACGGTGCTGGTCGCCGTCAACTCCGAAGGCCCGGTCAGTACCCGGGCGACGATGCCCGGGATCGAGTCGCAGCAGGCGTTCGACCTGATCGCAGAGCGCTTCCCAGGCGCGGCCGCGGACGGCGCGTCGGCGACCATCGTCTTCGTTGCTCCCCCAGGTGAAACTCTGGCGGCGGCGGAGAACGCGAAAGCCGTCGACGCGGCGCTGACATCGCTGTCCGGCGGTCGCCAGGTGTCGCGGATCGTCCCACCTTCGGCGGGGAGCAGTATCAGCGCCGACGGTTCCACCGGCTTCGCGTCGGTGTCGTACGGCGTCCCGTCGTCCGAGGTGACCGAAGAGTCGCGGGCGGCGCTGGCCGGCGCGGTCGAGCAGGCGCGTGACGCAGGGCTGACGGCCGAGATGTCCGGCTCGGCGCTCAAGATCGGCACCCGGATGGGCGCGATGGAGCTCGCCGGAGTCGCGATCGCCGCGGTGGTGCTGCTGATGACGTTCGGATCGATGGTCGCGGCCGGCCTGCCGCTCATCACGGCGATCATCGGGGTGGCGGTCTCGTTCCTCGGTGTCTGGGCGGTGGCCGGCCCGCTGGAGATGGCGATCACCAGCGGCATCCTC encodes:
- a CDS encoding IS481 family transposase, which produces MSHVNATLTPRTRLRLARLIVDQGWSCAAAAKMFMVAAKTARKWAQRYRAEGPAGMADRSSRPRRSPFKTPPHLVRRIVRLRWRHRLGPVQIAGRLGLPASTVHAVLVRCRINRLSRIDRVTGEPLRRYEHDYPGSLIHVDVTKFANIPDGGGWRYLGKQQGDKNRAGTALRTGRTAKGHPNIGTAFVHTVIDDHSRLAYAEIHTNEKASTATAVLQRAVAWFTHHGVTVERVLSDNGSCYRSHAWHDTCTALAITPKRTRPYRPQTNGKIERFHRTLADGWAYARLYNSTNQRNTALPGWLHFYNHHRAHSAIGGKPPISRLTNLPGHHN